A region of Flavobacterium album DNA encodes the following proteins:
- a CDS encoding GIN domain-containing protein: protein MKTLLAIVALAACQFATAQKTQDLKGLKRITVGSDMTLKLVKGSEDKVVYEGEEINVDFKDGSLQIDGDGSATVYYRSELESITAGSDAHVAGNDEITGKSFTLTAGSDSQVSLNLNVKELQVTAGSDSEVALKGKAGRVSATIGSDGEFHSENLSSGDFNMNLGSDAQGVIKAKGIVNAVVASDAQLTIHGSPKKVNETKSTDAEITVVQ, encoded by the coding sequence ATGAAAACATTACTTGCAATTGTTGCCCTTGCTGCCTGCCAGTTTGCTACAGCACAGAAAACACAGGATCTTAAAGGCCTGAAAAGAATTACCGTAGGCAGTGACATGACGCTGAAACTTGTAAAAGGATCGGAAGATAAAGTTGTATATGAAGGGGAAGAAATTAATGTAGATTTCAAAGACGGAAGCCTTCAGATTGACGGCGACGGAAGCGCTACAGTATACTACAGGAGTGAGCTGGAAAGTATTACTGCAGGATCGGATGCGCATGTTGCGGGAAATGATGAAATAACAGGCAAATCGTTTACCCTCACCGCCGGGTCTGACAGCCAGGTGAGCCTTAACCTGAATGTGAAAGAACTGCAGGTTACAGCCGGTTCGGATTCTGAGGTAGCTTTAAAAGGAAAAGCTGGCAGGGTATCGGCTACTATTGGATCGGATGGGGAATTTCATTCAGAAAATCTGAGTAGTGGTGATTTTAATATGAACCTTGGATCGGACGCTCAGGGGGTTATAAAAGCAAAAGGTATTGTAAATGCTGTTGTAGCTTCTGATGCGCAGCTCACCATTCATGGCAGTCCAAAGAAAGTCAATGAAACTAAGTCAACCGATGCTGAAATCACGGTGGTGCAATAG
- a CDS encoding phage holin family protein encodes MGFEEVKENAEDLKNEAKRLIDANLRYYKLWGFKILMKSTTMMLKLFLLAVMLMIVTIFFSIAAALGIGYWLDNFAYGFLIVGVIYLVLAIVVYYVQDKIVEGPMLSRFSRIFLKKY; translated from the coding sequence ATGGGATTTGAAGAAGTAAAGGAAAACGCGGAAGATTTAAAGAATGAGGCCAAAAGGCTCATTGATGCCAACTTAAGGTACTACAAGCTGTGGGGCTTTAAGATCCTCATGAAATCGACCACCATGATGCTCAAGCTTTTCCTGCTTGCAGTAATGCTCATGATCGTTACCATATTCTTCTCCATAGCGGCTGCACTGGGCATTGGGTACTGGCTGGATAATTTTGCTTATGGTTTCCTTATCGTAGGCGTTATTTACCTGGTCCTTGCCATTGTAGTGTATTATGTACAGGATAAGATCGTCGAAGGGCCTATGCTGTCGCGCTTCTCAAGAATATTCCTCAAAAAATATTAA
- a CDS encoding LysE family translocator: MLEDILSAIPLGFFLSVMPGAVFFVLLETSVIKGFRSAIAFDLGAITSDIIFILIAYFSSYKLLEKIKDEPALFIFGGLIMLTYGLISFFKIRKTSKNDFIEEAERDIIKKNYFSLFAKGFLLNFINIGVLGFWLAIIITWGPQLDLKPSRMFVFFVSVIGTYFLIDIGKIMLAKQLRSKLTMKNITKIKQGISVILMIFGIALLVQGWFPKEMNSTIERLEQNAGSNAHTAD, from the coding sequence ATGTTAGAGGACATTTTAAGCGCTATCCCACTGGGATTTTTCCTGAGTGTTATGCCCGGCGCAGTTTTTTTTGTATTACTCGAAACGAGTGTAATTAAGGGTTTTAGGTCGGCAATCGCTTTTGACCTGGGCGCCATAACATCGGATATTATATTTATTCTTATTGCCTATTTCAGCAGCTACAAACTGCTCGAAAAAATAAAAGATGAGCCAGCACTGTTCATATTCGGTGGGCTTATTATGCTTACTTACGGTCTTATTTCGTTCTTCAAAATCAGGAAAACCTCAAAAAATGATTTCATAGAAGAGGCGGAGCGCGACATCATAAAAAAGAATTACTTTAGCCTTTTTGCAAAAGGTTTCCTCCTGAATTTTATCAATATCGGGGTACTTGGGTTTTGGCTTGCAATTATCATTACCTGGGGGCCTCAGCTTGACCTGAAGCCATCGCGCATGTTCGTTTTCTTTGTATCGGTCATAGGCACTTATTTCCTTATCGATATCGGCAAGATCATGCTGGCAAAGCAATTGCGCAGTAAGCTTACCATGAAGAATATCACGAAAATAAAACAGGGGATAAGCGTTATCCTTATGATTTTCGGTATTGCACTCCTGGTACAGGGCTGGTTCCCAAAAGAAATGAATTCTACTATTGAAAGGCTGGAGCAAAATGCCGGCAGCAATGCGCATACTGCTGATTAA
- a CDS encoding DUF4175 family protein, whose product MEAKNIIYAKLEAFIKKYYTNELLRGTIFFIGLGLLYFIFTLLVEYFLWLSPGGRTALFWIFIGVEVFLLARFILYPAAKLFKLQKGIDYRQASDIIGRHFSEVSDKLTNFLQLSGQTQQSELLAASIEQKANSLQPVPFANAVNFKKNLKYVPYAAIPLLLIVFFMISGNSSVLTKSFDRVVHYSKHYAPPAPFEFIVTNQSLTAQQDTDFLLEVKTQGTVVPENAMITIGDENYYLENVKPGVFQYRFEKPTKNLEFQLKANDVTSQPYELNVVAVPTIANFEMVLTFPGYLGKKAEVVRGTGNAVVPEGTKVTWRVEALATKTIEWNSNGVSTAFNSGENGFTLAKTIMQNIDYQILTSNDKVKNHEKLQYQITTIKDQYPTIAVENAPDSLKLQRDIVLGQLSDDYGLTKLQIVYYPQDNPNAAKRANLAVKREPVDRFYYSFPTGLDIKQGVNYEYYFEVFDNDAVHNYKSTKSSVFSHRELTQDEKQENALQEQNSNINSLEKSIKNQDKQLSELEKLQKMGKEKTNMDFKDQKKVQDFINRQKQQDEMMKEFSKKLNENLEQFNPEKKDEFKEELMKRLEKNEKEAEKNQKLLDELKELTNKLKEEELFDKMDKFKQNAKDNSKNLEQLVELTKRFYVEKKAEQLAEKLDKMADKQDKLSDDKDNNAQKQDEINKEFDKLQEEMRELEKQNEELKKPMDIPADEKQEKSIEEDMKKASEELKKENKDSKEKKDKAKPKQKSAAQKMKQMGGAMMDAMQGGEMEQMEEDVKMLRQILDNLLAYSFSQEEVMGQFKATTGRSASYAKYLKKQQDLKQQFRHVDDSLFAMSLRNPRITEEITKEVGNVHYYVDKALADLAENIVPRGVSNQQYAVTAANKLADFLSDVLNNMQMQMQGMGEGKGQGKGMGKGQGQGEGIQLPDIIKKQEGLAKKMQDGMEKDKGKGKKPGEGEEPGGGKKGQGDGEGEGKGKNGQGQGEGEGEGGSEGDAGKLLEIYKEQQRLREELQKALDKQGMGGNGQNALRQMKDIEKQLLNKGMNRQTMEKMQNLKHELLKLDKAMQQQGEENKRQSQTNTKDYNNAPKELPDALKEYLNSVEILNRQSLPLRPNFNQRVQTYFRKDDKL is encoded by the coding sequence TTGGAAGCAAAAAACATCATATACGCCAAGCTCGAAGCCTTCATTAAAAAGTATTATACCAACGAGCTTTTACGTGGAACGATCTTCTTTATCGGCTTGGGATTACTCTATTTCATCTTCACGCTGCTGGTCGAGTATTTCCTGTGGCTGTCTCCCGGCGGGCGTACGGCGCTCTTCTGGATATTCATCGGGGTAGAGGTGTTCCTGCTGGCGAGGTTCATATTGTACCCTGCCGCCAAATTGTTCAAATTGCAAAAGGGCATCGACTACCGCCAGGCTTCGGATATCATCGGGCGGCACTTTAGCGAGGTTAGCGATAAGCTGACCAACTTCCTTCAGCTGTCCGGACAGACACAGCAATCGGAGCTATTGGCCGCTTCCATCGAACAGAAAGCGAACAGCCTCCAGCCGGTACCTTTCGCGAATGCGGTCAACTTCAAGAAGAATTTAAAATACGTTCCCTACGCCGCCATTCCGCTGCTGCTGATAGTGTTCTTCATGATAAGCGGCAACTCGTCGGTACTGACAAAAAGCTTCGACAGGGTAGTGCATTACAGCAAGCATTATGCACCACCCGCCCCTTTTGAATTTATCGTGACCAACCAATCGCTTACCGCACAGCAGGACACCGATTTCCTTTTGGAAGTAAAAACGCAGGGAACCGTTGTGCCGGAAAATGCGATGATTACCATAGGTGATGAGAATTATTACCTTGAGAATGTAAAGCCGGGCGTATTTCAATACCGTTTTGAGAAACCGACGAAAAACCTGGAATTCCAATTGAAGGCAAACGACGTTACCTCGCAGCCCTATGAGCTGAATGTGGTGGCAGTGCCTACTATCGCCAACTTTGAAATGGTACTCACCTTCCCGGGCTACCTGGGCAAGAAAGCCGAAGTTGTTCGTGGAACTGGCAATGCCGTGGTGCCGGAAGGTACAAAGGTTACCTGGAGGGTTGAGGCTTTGGCAACAAAAACCATCGAATGGAACAGCAATGGCGTGTCAACTGCCTTCAATTCAGGCGAAAATGGCTTTACATTGGCTAAAACTATTATGCAAAATATAGATTACCAGATACTTACTTCAAATGATAAGGTAAAGAACCATGAAAAGCTGCAATACCAGATAACGACCATCAAAGATCAGTACCCAACCATCGCTGTTGAGAACGCACCGGACAGCCTGAAACTGCAACGCGACATTGTACTTGGCCAGCTTAGCGATGATTACGGCCTTACAAAGCTCCAGATAGTATACTACCCCCAGGACAACCCTAATGCTGCAAAGCGTGCCAACCTCGCCGTGAAGCGCGAACCCGTAGACCGTTTTTATTATTCGTTCCCGACAGGGCTGGATATTAAGCAGGGTGTGAACTATGAGTATTATTTTGAGGTATTCGATAATGATGCTGTGCACAATTACAAGAGCACTAAGTCTTCGGTATTCTCACACAGGGAACTGACACAGGACGAGAAGCAGGAGAATGCATTGCAGGAGCAGAACAGTAATATCAACAGCCTGGAGAAGTCGATAAAGAACCAGGACAAGCAGCTGAGTGAACTCGAGAAGCTGCAAAAAATGGGCAAAGAGAAGACCAATATGGACTTTAAAGACCAGAAGAAAGTCCAGGACTTTATCAACCGCCAAAAACAGCAGGATGAAATGATGAAGGAGTTCTCTAAAAAGCTTAATGAAAACCTTGAGCAATTCAACCCTGAAAAGAAAGACGAGTTTAAGGAAGAGCTGATGAAGCGCCTCGAAAAGAATGAGAAAGAAGCCGAAAAAAACCAAAAGCTTTTGGATGAATTGAAGGAGCTTACCAACAAGCTAAAGGAGGAAGAGCTGTTTGACAAGATGGATAAGTTCAAACAGAATGCCAAGGACAATTCGAAAAACCTCGAGCAGCTGGTAGAGCTTACCAAACGTTTTTATGTAGAGAAAAAAGCAGAGCAATTGGCCGAAAAACTGGATAAGATGGCCGACAAGCAGGATAAGCTTTCGGATGATAAAGACAACAATGCACAGAAGCAGGACGAGATAAATAAAGAGTTCGACAAGCTTCAGGAAGAAATGCGAGAACTGGAAAAACAGAACGAAGAGCTTAAAAAACCAATGGATATCCCGGCTGATGAAAAGCAGGAAAAGAGCATCGAGGAGGATATGAAGAAAGCTTCTGAAGAGCTGAAGAAAGAGAATAAGGACAGCAAGGAAAAGAAAGATAAGGCCAAACCAAAGCAGAAATCGGCTGCACAAAAAATGAAGCAGATGGGCGGCGCTATGATGGATGCCATGCAGGGCGGCGAGATGGAGCAGATGGAAGAAGATGTGAAAATGCTCCGCCAGATATTGGATAACCTGTTAGCGTATTCCTTCTCTCAGGAGGAAGTCATGGGCCAGTTTAAAGCTACTACGGGGCGTTCGGCTTCCTATGCCAAATACCTTAAAAAGCAGCAGGACCTTAAGCAGCAGTTCCGACACGTGGACGACAGCCTTTTTGCGATGTCATTACGCAATCCGAGAATAACCGAGGAGATCACCAAAGAGGTAGGCAACGTTCATTATTATGTCGACAAAGCCCTGGCCGACCTTGCGGAGAATATCGTTCCTCGCGGTGTTTCCAACCAACAGTATGCGGTTACAGCTGCCAATAAGCTTGCCGACTTTTTGAGTGATGTGCTCAACAATATGCAAATGCAGATGCAGGGCATGGGCGAAGGGAAAGGACAGGGTAAAGGCATGGGCAAAGGTCAGGGTCAAGGCGAGGGTATTCAGCTTCCCGACATTATAAAGAAACAGGAAGGCCTTGCCAAAAAGATGCAGGACGGCATGGAAAAGGACAAAGGCAAAGGTAAGAAACCCGGTGAAGGCGAAGAGCCCGGCGGCGGCAAAAAAGGCCAGGGAGACGGTGAAGGCGAAGGCAAAGGAAAGAATGGCCAGGGCCAGGGTGAAGGCGAAGGTGAGGGGGGAAGTGAAGGCGATGCAGGCAAACTTCTTGAGATTTACAAAGAGCAGCAGCGCCTTCGTGAGGAATTACAGAAGGCACTCGACAAGCAGGGCATGGGGGGCAACGGGCAAAACGCCCTGCGCCAGATGAAGGACATCGAAAAGCAATTGCTGAACAAAGGCATGAACCGACAAACTATGGAGAAGATGCAAAACCTCAAGCACGAGCTTTTAAAGCTTGACAAGGCGATGCAGCAACAGGGCGAGGAGAACAAAAGGCAGTCGCAAACCAACACAAAGGATTACAATAACGCTCCAAAGGAACTGCCTGACGCTCTGAAAGAATATTTGAATAGTGTAGAGATATTAAATAGACAAAGCCTACCTTTGCGCCCAAATTTTAACCAAAGGGTGCAAACCTATTTCAGGAAAGATGATAAGCTTTAA
- a CDS encoding YtxH domain-containing protein codes for MAGKTGTIVAVLAGAAVGAALGILFAPDEGSKTRRKIKDGVGAKTDELKDKLNELTETVKSRFGGAKQDLESSLDNLVSNVEDKAGDVIATLERKLEELKGRSAAAGTNGTSGGK; via the coding sequence ATGGCTGGTAAAACAGGAACAATAGTAGCTGTCCTTGCGGGCGCTGCGGTAGGTGCTGCTCTGGGAATTTTATTTGCCCCGGATGAAGGATCTAAAACAAGGAGAAAAATAAAAGATGGTGTTGGCGCTAAAACCGATGAGCTTAAAGACAAGCTTAACGAACTTACCGAAACTGTAAAAAGTAGATTCGGCGGAGCAAAGCAGGACCTTGAAAGCTCACTTGACAATCTTGTATCAAATGTAGAAGATAAAGCAGGTGACGTTATCGCAACACTTGAGAGAAAGCTTGAAGAATTGAAAGGAAGGAGTGCCGCTGCAGGTACTAATGGTACTTCGGGCGGAAAATAA
- the folB gene encoding dihydroneopterin aldolase, which translates to MGIIKLQNIRTFSYHGCLVEESKIGSDYRIDLEIKADLRKSMETDELNDTVDYVQLNKIVVEEMAVRSKLLEHVAHRIVKRIFGELPEVSRIVVSVSKLNPPIGGDVEAVTIQLEEYRT; encoded by the coding sequence ATGGGAATAATAAAACTCCAAAACATACGTACTTTTTCCTACCACGGCTGCCTGGTTGAGGAAAGCAAAATAGGGTCTGACTACCGCATTGATCTTGAGATTAAAGCTGACCTCCGTAAATCCATGGAAACCGATGAGCTAAATGATACGGTCGATTATGTACAACTTAATAAAATAGTTGTTGAAGAAATGGCTGTCCGCTCCAAATTATTAGAGCATGTGGCGCACCGGATTGTGAAGAGGATATTTGGCGAATTGCCCGAAGTTTCGAGGATAGTAGTTTCAGTTTCAAAGCTTAACCCTCCTATTGGTGGCGATGTGGAAGCAGTGACTATCCAGCTGGAGGAATACCGCACCTGA
- a CDS encoding SPFH domain-containing protein, whose amino-acid sequence MGNIILGVIIFFGLIIFLSSFFTVKQQTSVIVERFGKFHSIRHAGLQLKLPLIDRIAGRVNLKIQQLDVIIETKTKENVFVKMKVSVQFKVIQEKVYDAFYKLEFPHDQITSYVFDVVRAEVPKLKLDDVFERKDDIAVAVKRELNEAMSGYGYDIINTLITDIDPDPQVKHAMNRINAADREKSAAEYEAEAQRIRIVAKAKAEAESKRLQGQGIADQRREIARGLVESVDVLNKVGINSQEASALIVVTQHYDTLQAIGSDTNSNLILLPNSPQAGSDMLNNMVASFTASNQVGESIKNGNRKCEEDKRKNTPLLPPAESPDDKTE is encoded by the coding sequence ATGGGAAACATTATTTTAGGGGTGATTATCTTTTTCGGGCTGATCATTTTCCTTTCTTCTTTCTTTACCGTTAAGCAACAGACTTCGGTGATCGTGGAACGTTTTGGTAAATTCCACAGTATCCGCCATGCCGGACTCCAGCTGAAACTACCGCTTATCGACCGCATTGCCGGCAGGGTAAACCTGAAGATACAGCAACTGGATGTTATCATCGAAACCAAAACCAAGGAGAACGTATTTGTGAAAATGAAAGTGTCGGTACAGTTCAAGGTGATACAGGAAAAAGTATATGACGCCTTTTACAAACTGGAATTCCCGCACGACCAGATCACTTCGTACGTATTTGATGTGGTGCGTGCCGAGGTACCTAAGCTGAAACTGGATGATGTTTTCGAACGCAAGGATGACATTGCCGTTGCTGTTAAGCGCGAGCTGAATGAAGCGATGTCGGGCTACGGTTACGATATTATCAATACATTGATTACCGATATTGACCCGGACCCGCAGGTGAAGCATGCCATGAACCGAATTAACGCAGCAGACAGGGAAAAATCAGCTGCCGAATATGAAGCCGAGGCACAAAGGATACGCATAGTAGCCAAGGCAAAAGCCGAAGCCGAAAGTAAAAGATTACAAGGCCAGGGTATTGCCGACCAGCGCCGTGAGATAGCCCGGGGACTGGTAGAGAGCGTAGATGTACTGAACAAAGTGGGCATCAACTCGCAGGAAGCTTCTGCCCTTATCGTGGTAACACAGCACTATGATACGCTGCAGGCCATCGGAAGCGATACCAACTCCAACCTGATATTATTGCCTAATTCACCACAAGCGGGCAGCGATATGCTGAATAACATGGTGGCTTCGTTCACCGCTTCCAACCAAGTGGGCGAATCGATAAAGAATGGCAACAGAAAGTGCGAGGAAGATAAACGAAAAAACACTCCGTTACTTCCTCCCGCAGAAAGCCCTGACGACAAAACCGAATAA
- a CDS encoding glutamine--tRNA ligase/YqeY domain fusion protein has protein sequence MSAEEKSLNFIEHIIEEDLTNGLPNNKLRFRFPPEPNGYLHVGHASAICLNFGLGLKYNAPVNLRFDDTNPAKEEQEYVDAIKKDVQWLGYEWAEERYASDYFQELYDWAVEFIKKGVAYVDSQSSEEMAKQKGTPTQPGTDSPYRNRSVQENLELFEGMKNGDFAEGTHILRAKIDMKSNNMLMRDPIMYRILHEHHHRTGDKWCIYPMYDWAHGESDYLEQVSHSLCTLEFLPHRELYDWFLDQVYDSTKVRPKQREFARRNLSHTVVSKRKLLQLVNEGHVTGWDDPRMSTISGMRRRGYPPMAIRNFADTIGIAKRTNLIDVSLLEFCVREELNKTAPRVMAVLDPVKLVITNYPAGKEEWLEAENNPEDESAGSREIPFSGELYIEREDFMENANNKYFRLTLGKEVRLKNAYIIKGESVVKDADGNITEIHCTYDADSRSGSGSEASMRKIKGTIHWVSIPHAIKAEVRIYDRLFSHEAPDADKEVDFKSYINPNSLEVITGYLEPGLKSAEAGERYQFQRLGYFCVDPDSNAERLVFNKTVGLRDTWAKLENKE, from the coding sequence ATGTCAGCTGAAGAAAAATCGCTCAATTTTATAGAGCATATAATCGAAGAAGATCTAACTAACGGATTGCCCAACAACAAGCTGCGTTTTCGCTTCCCGCCTGAGCCAAACGGCTACCTGCATGTAGGCCATGCCAGTGCTATTTGCCTTAATTTCGGATTAGGGTTAAAGTACAATGCGCCTGTAAACCTGCGTTTTGACGATACCAATCCGGCCAAGGAAGAGCAGGAATATGTAGATGCTATTAAAAAAGACGTTCAGTGGCTTGGCTATGAATGGGCTGAGGAGCGTTATGCATCCGATTATTTCCAGGAATTGTATGACTGGGCGGTGGAGTTTATAAAGAAAGGCGTAGCGTATGTTGACAGCCAGTCGTCTGAAGAGATGGCAAAGCAAAAAGGCACCCCTACACAACCCGGTACAGACAGTCCGTACAGGAACCGTTCGGTACAGGAGAACCTGGAACTTTTTGAAGGCATGAAGAATGGGGATTTCGCAGAAGGAACCCATATCCTGAGGGCTAAAATAGACATGAAATCGAACAATATGCTGATGCGCGACCCGATCATGTACCGCATATTGCACGAACACCACCACCGCACAGGCGATAAGTGGTGCATATACCCAATGTATGACTGGGCACATGGTGAAAGCGATTACCTAGAGCAGGTATCACACTCGCTGTGTACGCTCGAATTCCTGCCGCACAGGGAGCTTTATGACTGGTTCCTTGACCAGGTGTATGACAGTACCAAAGTGCGCCCGAAACAGCGCGAATTTGCACGCCGAAACCTGAGCCATACTGTAGTAAGCAAGAGGAAATTGCTGCAGCTTGTTAATGAAGGGCATGTAACCGGTTGGGACGACCCGCGTATGAGCACCATTTCCGGCATGAGGAGGAGGGGCTATCCGCCAATGGCAATCCGCAATTTTGCCGATACGATAGGCATTGCCAAGCGTACCAACCTAATTGATGTATCGCTATTGGAGTTTTGCGTAAGGGAAGAACTGAACAAGACCGCACCGCGTGTTATGGCAGTGCTTGACCCGGTGAAGCTGGTAATAACCAACTATCCTGCCGGTAAAGAAGAATGGCTTGAAGCAGAGAACAACCCGGAAGATGAAAGCGCAGGATCAAGGGAAATACCTTTTTCCGGAGAGCTGTACATCGAGCGGGAGGATTTTATGGAGAACGCCAACAACAAGTATTTCCGACTGACGTTGGGCAAGGAGGTAAGGTTGAAGAATGCTTACATCATTAAAGGCGAAAGCGTGGTGAAAGATGCCGATGGCAATATAACAGAGATACATTGTACGTATGATGCCGACAGCCGCAGCGGAAGCGGAAGCGAGGCCAGCATGCGGAAGATAAAAGGTACCATCCACTGGGTTTCGATACCGCATGCTATCAAAGCAGAAGTGAGGATATACGACAGGCTTTTCAGCCATGAAGCGCCGGATGCCGATAAAGAAGTGGATTTTAAGAGCTACATCAACCCGAATTCTCTTGAGGTGATTACAGGATATCTTGAACCGGGACTTAAGAGTGCCGAAGCAGGGGAGCGGTACCAGTTCCAAAGGCTGGGCTACTTCTGCGTAGACCCTGACAGCAATGCAGAAAGGCTTGTTTTCAATAAAACAGTAGGACTTAGGGATACCTGGGCAAAGCTGGAAAATAAGGAATAA
- the gltX gene encoding glutamate--tRNA ligase: MPKQVRVRFAPSPTGPLHIGGVRTALFNYLFAKKHGGVFYLRIEDTDQNRFVPGAEEYIIEALNWLGIPFDEGIGKEGGFGPYRQSERKAIYSAYADELINSGWAYYAFDTPEALDELRKQDEAEGKTFIYNHTNREKLDTSLVLSKEEVQKRIDAGEHYVIRFKTPVGETLHLKDIIRGDIKFETNLLDDKVLFKSDGMPTYHLANIVDDHLMETTHVIRGEEWLPSLPLHELLYKAFGWEAPQFAHLPLILKPVGNGKLSKRDGDKLGFPVFPLEWKNPDGTTSSGYRENGFLPEAVINFLALLGWNSGTDQELFTLDELVQLFDLERVHKAGAKFDPEKNKWFNHQYFGRQNNEVLAKELSHVLLEKGINKPVEYITEVVGLVKERATFASELWDLSDYFFQAPASYDEKAVKNWKPETAELMEQLITVLNNTLDFSSANVETTVKAWMEENSIGMGKVMQPLRLSLVGAMKGPHLFDIIALIGKEETIARIRKAMETL; this comes from the coding sequence ATGCCAAAGCAAGTCCGTGTGCGTTTTGCGCCAAGCCCTACCGGGCCGTTACACATAGGCGGTGTCAGGACCGCCCTGTTCAATTACCTGTTCGCCAAAAAACATGGCGGCGTTTTCTACCTCCGTATTGAAGATACCGACCAGAACCGTTTTGTTCCCGGAGCGGAAGAATATATCATTGAAGCCCTCAACTGGCTGGGCATCCCGTTTGACGAAGGTATTGGGAAAGAAGGCGGATTTGGGCCGTACCGCCAGAGCGAAAGAAAGGCGATATACAGCGCATATGCGGATGAACTTATCAATTCCGGATGGGCGTACTATGCTTTTGATACCCCTGAAGCACTTGACGAACTACGTAAGCAGGACGAAGCCGAAGGGAAGACCTTCATCTACAACCATACCAACAGGGAAAAACTGGATACCTCACTTGTACTTTCCAAAGAAGAAGTGCAGAAGCGCATTGATGCCGGTGAGCATTACGTGATCCGCTTTAAAACGCCGGTTGGCGAAACGCTGCACCTGAAAGACATCATCCGCGGCGATATAAAGTTTGAAACCAATTTACTTGACGATAAAGTGCTCTTCAAGAGCGATGGCATGCCTACCTATCACCTGGCCAACATTGTGGATGACCACCTGATGGAAACCACCCACGTGATCCGTGGTGAGGAATGGCTTCCTTCCCTCCCGCTCCACGAGCTGCTGTATAAGGCATTCGGATGGGAAGCGCCACAATTCGCCCACCTGCCATTAATATTAAAACCTGTTGGCAACGGAAAGCTTTCCAAGCGTGATGGCGACAAACTGGGTTTCCCGGTATTCCCATTGGAATGGAAAAACCCTGATGGCACCACCTCTTCCGGTTACAGGGAAAACGGCTTTCTTCCCGAAGCGGTTATCAATTTCCTTGCGCTATTGGGCTGGAATTCCGGCACCGACCAGGAACTCTTTACCTTGGATGAGTTAGTACAGTTATTCGACCTTGAAAGGGTTCATAAGGCAGGCGCCAAATTCGACCCGGAAAAGAACAAATGGTTCAACCACCAGTATTTCGGTAGGCAGAATAATGAAGTGTTAGCAAAAGAGCTGTCGCATGTGCTATTGGAAAAGGGCATCAATAAGCCTGTTGAATATATTACCGAAGTTGTGGGGCTTGTGAAAGAGCGTGCCACCTTCGCCAGTGAGCTTTGGGACCTTTCTGATTATTTCTTCCAGGCACCTGCATCTTATGATGAAAAAGCCGTGAAGAACTGGAAGCCGGAAACCGCTGAACTAATGGAGCAGCTTATTACGGTATTGAACAATACGCTGGATTTTTCTTCCGCCAATGTAGAAACTACTGTAAAGGCCTGGATGGAAGAAAATAGCATCGGGATGGGTAAAGTAATGCAGCCGCTGCGTTTGAGCCTTGTAGGCGCCATGAAAGGCCCGCACCTGTTTGATATTATCGCATTGATAGGAAAAGAAGAAACAATTGCCAGGATTAGAAAGGCAATGGAAACCCTCTAA
- a CDS encoding DUF6327 family protein has translation MNTKVYRSYDEINRDLEIMKVEKDLAYARFKKDLEETKESLQPMNLMGETPRKVLGVLGAFSGPLKSAALTWLFKKMF, from the coding sequence ATGAACACGAAAGTATACCGCAGTTATGACGAGATAAACCGGGACCTTGAGATCATGAAGGTAGAGAAAGACCTTGCTTATGCACGGTTTAAGAAAGACCTTGAGGAGACTAAGGAAAGCCTGCAGCCTATGAACCTGATGGGGGAGACCCCAAGAAAAGTGCTTGGTGTGCTGGGAGCATTTTCCGGCCCATTGAAAAGTGCAGCCCTTACATGGCTGTTCAAAAAAATGTTTTAG
- the ybeY gene encoding rRNA maturation RNase YbeY, whose amino-acid sequence MISFNYETDFELADEPKYEAWLSEVIKSEDKTEGEINYIFCDDEYLLQKNIEFLNHDTLTDIISFDYTMGNLISGDIFISVERVKENAADFGVVFDEELRRVMAHGILHYCGYKDKTEEDEKVMREKENEKMALFHVEQ is encoded by the coding sequence ATGATAAGCTTTAATTACGAAACAGATTTTGAGCTGGCCGATGAGCCGAAGTACGAAGCATGGCTTTCGGAAGTGATCAAGTCGGAAGATAAGACCGAAGGGGAGATCAACTATATCTTCTGCGATGACGAGTATTTGTTGCAGAAGAACATTGAATTCCTCAACCACGATACGCTGACCGACATTATTAGTTTTGATTACACCATGGGCAACCTTATCAGTGGAGATATCTTCATTTCGGTAGAAAGGGTAAAGGAAAATGCTGCTGATTTCGGTGTGGTTTTTGATGAGGAGCTCCGCCGCGTAATGGCGCATGGTATATTGCATTACTGCGGTTATAAGGACAAGACTGAAGAGGATGAAAAGGTAATGCGGGAGAAAGAGAATGAGAAGATGGCGCTGTTCCACGTGGAACAGTAG